One stretch of Ooceraea biroi isolate clonal line C1 chromosome 4, Obir_v5.4, whole genome shotgun sequence DNA includes these proteins:
- the LOC105286883 gene encoding uncharacterized protein LOC105286883 produces the protein MVCIKKRFFNPSRLLLLAFGLWPDKETIFTRFQATFLCSFLISSIVFQLSRVFIAECNFDLIVRIVSSTTFFTMLTILPFSFWVNIKTITYLLDQLQYIYDRLKDRNEIAIYDKYGNTGKQFATIVIILLVCGLSGNSVIIYWPYILDIVVPKNESYAIHMMQFVTEYFNVSEKYYFLVVVHLNAACSTGLIVLAGTGTIFFSYLQQTCGMFEIASYRIEQAMATELLHNFDIKNTIGICREIICAIDIQRQAMQCAKGFITSMEGTIFVLVITLVLCVSCNLFRIFQIESPMERMDEVLLHFSAVFIVLMIMFLSSYVGQDVTDHSNYVYVITYNVAWYLAPLHIQKLILFLLQRSNKSCTLSVGGLFTASLECFATLFQASMSYFTFMYSMQ, from the exons ATGGTCTGTATTAAGAAGCGGTTCTTTAACCCCAGTCGGCTACTTCTGCTCGCTTTCGGCTTGTGGCCTGATAAGGAAACGATATTCACCCGGTTTCAGGCAACATTTCTTTGCAGTTTTTTGATAAGCAGCATTGTATTTCAA CTTTCAAGAGTTTTCATTGCAGAATGTAACTTCGATCTTATTGTGAGAATAGTCTCTTCCACGACATTCTTTACCATGCTTACGATTCTACCCTTCTCATTTTGGgttaatataaaaact ATCACATATTTATTGGACCAACTGCAATACATCTACGACCGGCTAAAGGATagaaacgaaattgctatCTATGACAAATATGGAAACACTGGAAAACAGTTTGCGACTATAGTAATAA TACTTCTTGTATGCGGCCTATCTGGTAATTCTGTCATAATATATTGGCCATACATTCTTGATATCGTTGTACCGAAAAATGAGTCTTATGCAATTCACATGATGCAATTTGTGACCGAGTACTTTAATGTCtcagagaaatattattttttagtcgTTGTTCATTTGAATGCAGCCTGTTCTACAGGGTTAATTGTATTAGCAGGGACgggaacaatatttttttcgtatttGCAGCAGACCTGCGGTATGTTTGAAATTGCCAG CTATCGTATTGAACAAGCAATGGCGACCGAGTTGTTACATAACTTTGATATAAAGAATACAATTGGAATATGCAGAGAGATAATATGTGCCATAGATATACAACGTCAAGCTATGCA GTGTGCTAAAGGCTTCATAACTAGTATGGAAGgaacaatttttgttttggTAATAACTTTGGTACTTTGTGTGAGTTGCAATCTTTTTCGA atatttcaaattGAATCACCTATGGAGAGGATGGACGAGGTTTTATTACACTTTTCGGCTGTATTTATAGTTTTGATGATCATGTTCTTATCCAGTTATGTTGGACAAGATGTTACAGATCATAGTAATTACGTATATGTAATTAC atacaACGTTGCATGGTACTTAGCACCGTTACACATACAGAAACTGATACTGTTTCTACTACAAAGAAGCAATAAAAGTTGCACCCTGAGTGTCGGTGGATTATTTACAGCATCTTTAGAATGTTTTGCAACA CTGTTTCAAGCATCAATGTCCTACTTCACCTTCATGTACTCCATGCAGTAA
- the LOC105286881 gene encoding uncharacterized protein LOC105286881 isoform X3, producing MVCIKKRFFNPSRLLMLPFGLWLDEETIFTRFQATVLCSLLISSILFQLSRLFIADCNFDFVVRIFSSATFYAMLTIPPILFWTRMKTMKYFFDQLQYIYDRLKDRNEIAIYDKYGYIAKQFTIILIILLVCCLFGNSVIVYWPYIFDIIIPKNESYAIHTMQFVTKYFKVSEKYYFLVVVHLNAACTTGLIVLAGTGTICFSYTQHICGMFEIASYRIEQAMTTKLLYNFDIKNRIVISRKMIFAIDIQRQAMQFAKHFVTSIEGALFIMVLTTVLCVSCNLTQVFLIQSLAEKMEETILHLSAVGFILTTMFLTSYAGQEITDHSNHLYVITYNVSWYLAPLHIQKMILLLLQRSNKIFTLSVGGLFTGSLECFATLVSASVSYFTFMFSMQ from the exons ATGGTCTGTATTAAGAAGCGGTTCTTCAACCCCAGTCGGCTACTTATGCTCCCTTTTGGCTTGTGGCTTGATGAGGAAACGATATTCACTCGTTTTCAGGCAACAGTGCTTTGCAGTCTTCTGATAAGCAGTATTTTATTTCAG CTCTCAagactttttattgcagactGTAACTTTGACTTTGTTGTCAGAATATTCTCCTCCGCAACATTCTATGCCATGCTCACGATTCCGCCCATCTTATTTTGGACTCGTATGAAAACT atgaaatatttcttcgaCCAACTGCAATACATCTATGACCGGCTAAAGGATagaaacgaaattgctatTTACGACAAATATGGATACATTGCAAAACAATTTACGATTATACTAATAA TACTTCTTGTATGCTGCCTGTTTGGCAATTCTGTCATAGTATACTGGCCGTACATTTTTGACATCATTATACCGAAAAATGAGTCTTATGCAATTCATACCATGCAATTTGTGACCAAGTACTTCAAAGTCTCAgagaagtattattttttagttgTTGTGCATTTGAATGCAGCCTGTACTACAGGGTTAATTGTATTAGCAGGGACGGGAACAATATGTTTTTCGTATACGCAACATATCTGCGGTATGTTTGAAATTGCCag CTATCGTATTGAACAAGCAATGACGACCAAGTTGTTATATAACTTTGATATAAAGAATAGAATTGTGATATCCAGAAAGATGATATTTGCTATAGATATACAACGCCAAGCTATGCA GTTCGCTAAACATTTTGTAACTAGTATTGAAGGAGCACTTTTTATTATGGTATTAACTACTGTGCTTTGCGTGAGTTGCAATCTTACTCAA GTATTTCTAATTCAGTCACTTGCGGAGAAAATGGAGGAAACAATATTACATCTTTCGGCTGTAGGGTTCATTCTCACGACTATGTTCCTAACCAGTTATGCTGGGCAAGAAATTACAGATCATAGTAATCACTTATATGTAATTAC atACAACGTTTCATGGTACTTAGCACCGTTACACATACAGAAAATGATATTGCTTCTATTACAAAgaagcaataaaattttcaccCTGAGTGTCGGTGGATTATTTACAGGATCTTTAGAATGTTTCGCTACA CTGGTGAGTGCATCAGTATCTTACTTCACCTTCATGTTCTCCATGCAGTAA
- the LOC105286881 gene encoding uncharacterized protein LOC105286881 isoform X2, whose product MVCIKKRFFNPSRLLMLPFGLWLDEETIFTRFQATVLCSLLISSILFQLSRLFIADCNFDFVVRIFSSATFYAMLTIPPILFWTRMKTMKYFFDQLQYIYDRLKDRNEIAIYDKYGYIAKQFTIILIILLVCCLFGNSVIVYWPYIFDIIIPKNESYAIHTMQFVTKYFKVSEKYYFLVVVHLNAACTTGLIVLAGTGTICFSYTQHICGMFEIASYRIEQAMTTKLLYNFDIKNRIVISRKMIFAIDIQRQAMQFAKHFVTSIEGALFIMVLTTVLCVSCNLTQVFLIQSLAEKMEETILHLSAVGFILTTMFLTSYAGQEITDHSNHLYVITYNVSWYLAPLHIQKMILLLLQRSNKIFTLSVGGLFTGSLECFATVKLFHLFIRIVEATNRIRVSVTI is encoded by the exons ATGGTCTGTATTAAGAAGCGGTTCTTCAACCCCAGTCGGCTACTTATGCTCCCTTTTGGCTTGTGGCTTGATGAGGAAACGATATTCACTCGTTTTCAGGCAACAGTGCTTTGCAGTCTTCTGATAAGCAGTATTTTATTTCAG CTCTCAagactttttattgcagactGTAACTTTGACTTTGTTGTCAGAATATTCTCCTCCGCAACATTCTATGCCATGCTCACGATTCCGCCCATCTTATTTTGGACTCGTATGAAAACT atgaaatatttcttcgaCCAACTGCAATACATCTATGACCGGCTAAAGGATagaaacgaaattgctatTTACGACAAATATGGATACATTGCAAAACAATTTACGATTATACTAATAA TACTTCTTGTATGCTGCCTGTTTGGCAATTCTGTCATAGTATACTGGCCGTACATTTTTGACATCATTATACCGAAAAATGAGTCTTATGCAATTCATACCATGCAATTTGTGACCAAGTACTTCAAAGTCTCAgagaagtattattttttagttgTTGTGCATTTGAATGCAGCCTGTACTACAGGGTTAATTGTATTAGCAGGGACGGGAACAATATGTTTTTCGTATACGCAACATATCTGCGGTATGTTTGAAATTGCCag CTATCGTATTGAACAAGCAATGACGACCAAGTTGTTATATAACTTTGATATAAAGAATAGAATTGTGATATCCAGAAAGATGATATTTGCTATAGATATACAACGCCAAGCTATGCA GTTCGCTAAACATTTTGTAACTAGTATTGAAGGAGCACTTTTTATTATGGTATTAACTACTGTGCTTTGCGTGAGTTGCAATCTTACTCAA GTATTTCTAATTCAGTCACTTGCGGAGAAAATGGAGGAAACAATATTACATCTTTCGGCTGTAGGGTTCATTCTCACGACTATGTTCCTAACCAGTTATGCTGGGCAAGAAATTACAGATCATAGTAATCACTTATATGTAATTAC atACAACGTTTCATGGTACTTAGCACCGTTACACATACAGAAAATGATATTGCTTCTATTACAAAgaagcaataaaattttcaccCTGAGTGTCGGTGGATTATTTACAGGATCTTTAGAATGTTTCGCTACAGTAAagctatttcatttatttatacgtattGTTGAAGCAA CTAATCGCATAAGAGTGAGCGTGACTATCTGA
- the LOC105286881 gene encoding uncharacterized protein LOC105286881 isoform X1 — protein sequence MVCIKKRFFNPSRLLMLPFGLWLDEETIFTRFQATVLCSLLISSILFQLSRLFIADCNFDFVVRIFSSATFYAMLTIPPILFWTRMKTMKYFFDQLQYIYDRLKDRNEIAIYDKYGYIAKQFTIILIILLVCCLFGNSVIVYWPYIFDIIIPKNESYAIHTMQFVTKYFKVSEKYYFLVVVHLNAACTTGLIVLAGTGTICFSYTQHICGMFEIASYRIEQAMTTKLLYNFDIKNRIVISRKMIFAIDIQRQAMQFAKHFVTSIEGALFIMVLTTVLCVSCNLTQVFLIQSLAEKMEETILHLSAVGFILTTMFLTSYAGQEITDHSNHLYVITYNVSWYLAPLHIQKMILLLLQRSNKIFTLSVGGLFTGSLECFATVKLFHLFIRIVEASRFHKVEKVSRQFFYYK from the exons ATGGTCTGTATTAAGAAGCGGTTCTTCAACCCCAGTCGGCTACTTATGCTCCCTTTTGGCTTGTGGCTTGATGAGGAAACGATATTCACTCGTTTTCAGGCAACAGTGCTTTGCAGTCTTCTGATAAGCAGTATTTTATTTCAG CTCTCAagactttttattgcagactGTAACTTTGACTTTGTTGTCAGAATATTCTCCTCCGCAACATTCTATGCCATGCTCACGATTCCGCCCATCTTATTTTGGACTCGTATGAAAACT atgaaatatttcttcgaCCAACTGCAATACATCTATGACCGGCTAAAGGATagaaacgaaattgctatTTACGACAAATATGGATACATTGCAAAACAATTTACGATTATACTAATAA TACTTCTTGTATGCTGCCTGTTTGGCAATTCTGTCATAGTATACTGGCCGTACATTTTTGACATCATTATACCGAAAAATGAGTCTTATGCAATTCATACCATGCAATTTGTGACCAAGTACTTCAAAGTCTCAgagaagtattattttttagttgTTGTGCATTTGAATGCAGCCTGTACTACAGGGTTAATTGTATTAGCAGGGACGGGAACAATATGTTTTTCGTATACGCAACATATCTGCGGTATGTTTGAAATTGCCag CTATCGTATTGAACAAGCAATGACGACCAAGTTGTTATATAACTTTGATATAAAGAATAGAATTGTGATATCCAGAAAGATGATATTTGCTATAGATATACAACGCCAAGCTATGCA GTTCGCTAAACATTTTGTAACTAGTATTGAAGGAGCACTTTTTATTATGGTATTAACTACTGTGCTTTGCGTGAGTTGCAATCTTACTCAA GTATTTCTAATTCAGTCACTTGCGGAGAAAATGGAGGAAACAATATTACATCTTTCGGCTGTAGGGTTCATTCTCACGACTATGTTCCTAACCAGTTATGCTGGGCAAGAAATTACAGATCATAGTAATCACTTATATGTAATTAC atACAACGTTTCATGGTACTTAGCACCGTTACACATACAGAAAATGATATTGCTTCTATTACAAAgaagcaataaaattttcaccCTGAGTGTCGGTGGATTATTTACAGGATCTTTAGAATGTTTCGCTACAGTAAagctatttcatttatttatacgtattGTTGAAGCAAGTAGGTTTCATAAAGTAGAAAAAGTTTCGAGacaatttttttactataaatAA
- the LOC105286881 gene encoding uncharacterized protein LOC105286881 isoform X4 yields the protein MLTIPPILFWTRMKTMKYFFDQLQYIYDRLKDRNEIAIYDKYGYIAKQFTIILIILLVCCLFGNSVIVYWPYIFDIIIPKNESYAIHTMQFVTKYFKVSEKYYFLVVVHLNAACTTGLIVLAGTGTICFSYTQHICGMFEIASYRIEQAMTTKLLYNFDIKNRIVISRKMIFAIDIQRQAMQFAKHFVTSIEGALFIMVLTTVLCVSCNLTQVFLIQSLAEKMEETILHLSAVGFILTTMFLTSYAGQEITDHSNHLYVITYNVSWYLAPLHIQKMILLLLQRSNKIFTLSVGGLFTGSLECFATVKLFHLFIRIVEASRFHKVEKVSRQFFYYK from the exons ATGCTCACGATTCCGCCCATCTTATTTTGGACTCGTATGAAAACT atgaaatatttcttcgaCCAACTGCAATACATCTATGACCGGCTAAAGGATagaaacgaaattgctatTTACGACAAATATGGATACATTGCAAAACAATTTACGATTATACTAATAA TACTTCTTGTATGCTGCCTGTTTGGCAATTCTGTCATAGTATACTGGCCGTACATTTTTGACATCATTATACCGAAAAATGAGTCTTATGCAATTCATACCATGCAATTTGTGACCAAGTACTTCAAAGTCTCAgagaagtattattttttagttgTTGTGCATTTGAATGCAGCCTGTACTACAGGGTTAATTGTATTAGCAGGGACGGGAACAATATGTTTTTCGTATACGCAACATATCTGCGGTATGTTTGAAATTGCCag CTATCGTATTGAACAAGCAATGACGACCAAGTTGTTATATAACTTTGATATAAAGAATAGAATTGTGATATCCAGAAAGATGATATTTGCTATAGATATACAACGCCAAGCTATGCA GTTCGCTAAACATTTTGTAACTAGTATTGAAGGAGCACTTTTTATTATGGTATTAACTACTGTGCTTTGCGTGAGTTGCAATCTTACTCAA GTATTTCTAATTCAGTCACTTGCGGAGAAAATGGAGGAAACAATATTACATCTTTCGGCTGTAGGGTTCATTCTCACGACTATGTTCCTAACCAGTTATGCTGGGCAAGAAATTACAGATCATAGTAATCACTTATATGTAATTAC atACAACGTTTCATGGTACTTAGCACCGTTACACATACAGAAAATGATATTGCTTCTATTACAAAgaagcaataaaattttcaccCTGAGTGTCGGTGGATTATTTACAGGATCTTTAGAATGTTTCGCTACAGTAAagctatttcatttatttatacgtattGTTGAAGCAAGTAGGTTTCATAAAGTAGAAAAAGTTTCGAGacaatttttttactataaatAA
- the LOC105286879 gene encoding uncharacterized protein LOC105286879 — protein sequence MKVCLRERYLTFNRILLLTIGLWPYQQSTLTQLQMVVLLSILITFIIFQFSRLIFVDYTYGFVLRMLSISSLFVLYVTKYISFWINIDAIKCTLERLQDVYNELTDKNEIAIYEEYGKLAKQYTIKFILVQASILSFAFVMESWPFIFDIVIPKNDTYTRHLINSLTSYYLIQEKYFFFVLLHMNAAHAVGSFILSGIGTLMISYVTYISGMFKIACFRFERAMAADTLQNIYLKNHFVTNKYIIGAVQIHRKATEFAEFLVYNFEKSVLFIIGTTVLCVSLNLYRMSQIEKPLEEIEEASTHFFIMFFVLLYMFVCNYVGQEIIDNNKKLFITAYNIPWYQAPLHVQKLILILLQKNYKPFALNFHGIFVASLECFATLNRIDNYRDIYRMFFVKLSAKAKKRILLLDKPSYIRHQTQYTLVVSPPVPTSGRIGIDYVAVNSEASMMMCIKNRFFNQNRLLLLAFGLWFDEETIFTHFQATLLCSLMISSIIFQFSRLFIAECSFDLIMRIFSSMMFYVLLTIPCISMWINIKAIKYLFDQLQYIYDRLKDRNEIAIYDKYGYIGKQFTTVAIIVLAFSLCGNSVIIYWPYILDIIVPKNVSYAIRAMYFMTKYFKVSEKYYFLVLVHLNAACTTGLIVMIAMGTMLLSYTQHICGMFEIASYRIEQAMAPELLHNFDIKNRTVICKQMICAIDIQRQAMQLSDCLLSTMHGSLAVVIITTVLCASCNLFQVFQIESPAEELEEVLLHLLAASFVVWIMFICNYAGQEITDHSNHVYVITYSISWYLAPLHIQKLVLFLLQRNHKIFTMSVAGLFTASLECFATLVSASVSYFTFMYSMQK from the exons ATGAAGGTCTGTTTGAGAGAGCGATACCTCACCTTCAATCGAATTTTGTTGCTCACTATTGGCTTATGGCCATATCAGCAATCAACACTTACTCAACTTCAAATGGTAGTTCTTCTCAGTATTTTGATAACCTTCATCATATTCCag ttCTCGAGACTTATATTTGTAGATTATACTTATGGCTTTGTCCTTAGAATGCTTTCTATCTCGTCCCTATTCGTTTTGTATGTTACTAAGTATATATCATTTTGGATTAATATCGATGCT ATAAAATGTACCTTGGAGCGATTGCAAGATGTTTACAATGAGCTAACAGATAAGAATGAAATTGCTATTTATGAAGAATACGGGAAGCTTGCAAAACAATATACAATCAAGTTTatat TAGTTCAAGCATCCATTTTGAGTTTTGCTTTTGTAATGGAAagttggccattcatatttgaCATTGTTATACCTAAAAACGACACCTACACACGTCATCTGATAAATAGTTTAACAAGCTACTATCTTATAcaagaaaagtattttttttttgtCCTTCTGCATATGAACGCAGCTCATGCTGTGGGATCATTCATATTATCAGGAATAGGAACTCTAATGATATCGTATGTCACATATATCAGTGGAATGTTCAAAATTGCATG ctTCCGTTTTGAACGAGCAATGGCGGCCGATAcgttgcaaaatatttatttgaagaaTCATTTCGTGACTAACAAATACATAATCGGTGCTGTACAAATTCATCGTAAGGCCACGGA gTTCGCCGAATTTCTTGTATACAACTTTGAAAAATCAGTTCTCTTTATCATAGGGACTACAGTACTTTGCGTGAGCCTCAATCTTTATCGA ATGTCTCAGATTGAAAAACCTTTGGAAGAAATAGAAGAAGCTTCGACacacttttttattatgtttttcgTTCTTTTGTACATGTTCGTATGTAACTACGTTGGACAAGAAAtcatagataataataaaaagcttTTTATTACCGC ATACAATATTCCGTGGTATCAAGCACCTTTGCACGTACAGAAgctgatattaattttattacaaaaaaattacaaaccTTTTGCTTTGAATTTTCATGGAATTTTTGTAGCATCTTTAGAGTGCTTTGCTACG CTA AATAGAATAGATAATTATAGAGacatatacaggatgtttttCGTCAAATTAAGCGCCAAAGCTAA GAAACGAATACTCCTGTTGGATAAACCGTCATACATCAGACATCAGACGCAAT ACACTCTGGTGGTATCCCCACCTGTCCCTACCAGTGGAAGAATTGGTATAGATTATGTCGCAGTCAACAGCGAAGCTTCAATGATGATGTGTATTAAGAATCGGTTCTTCAACCAAAATCGTCTACTTCTGCTCGCTTTTGGCTTGTGGTTTGACGAGGAAACGATATTCACCCATTTTCAGGCAACATTACTTTGCAGTCTTATGATAAGCAGCATTATATTTCAG TTCTCAAGACTTTTCATTGCAGAATGTAGCTTCGATCTTATTATGAGAATATTCTCTTCCATGATGTTCTATGTCTTGCTCACGATTCCATGCATCTCAATGTGGATTAACATAAAAGCT atcaaatatttattcgaccAACTGCAATACATCTACGACCGGCTAAAGGATagaaacgaaattgctatCTATGACAAATATGGATACATTGGAAAACAATTTACGACTGTAGCAATAA tAGTTCTTGCATTCAGCCTATGTGGAAATTCTGTCATAATAtattggccgtacattctTGATATCATTGTACCGAAAAATGTGTCTTATGCAATTCGTGCGATGTACTTTATGACCAAGTACTTCAAAGTTTCAgagaagtattattttttagttctTGTGCATTTGAACGCAGCCTGTACGACAGGGTTAATTGTAATGATAGCAATGGGAACAATGTTGCTTTCGTATACGCAACATATCTGCGGTATGTTTGAAATTGCCag CTATCGTATTGAACAAGCAATGGCGCCCGAGTTGTTACACAACTTTGATATAAAGAATCGAACTGTGATATGCAAACAGATGATATGTGCCATAGATATACAACGGCAAGCTATGCA gCTCAGCGACTGTCTTCTAAGTACTATGCACGGATCTCTTGCTGTAGTAATAATAACTACTGTACTTTGCGCGAGTTGCAATCTTTTTCAA GTATTTCAAATCGAGTCACCTGCGGAGGAACTGGAGGAAGTTTTATTACACCTTTTGGCTGCATCTTTCGTTGTCTGGATAATGTTCATATGCAATTATGCTGGGCAAGAAATAACAGATCATAGTAATCACGTATATGTAATTAC atatagTATTTCATGGTACTTAGCACCGTTACACATACAGAAATTGGTACTATTTCTATTACAAAGgaatcataaaattttcacCATGAGTGTCGCTGGATTATTTACAGCATCTTTAGAATGTTTCGCTACA CTAGTGAGTGCATCAGTATCTTACTTCACCTTCATGTACTCCATGCAGAAATAA